The genomic interval TATGTCGCCGAAGACCTGATCAACATGAAGACTGGTGAAGTCTACATGGAAGCAGGCGACGAGCTCGACGAAAAGACCCTGACCAAGATGGTCGAGCTGGGCTTTGACGAGCTGCCTCTGCTCGACATCGATCACATCTCGATCGGGGGCTACATCCGCAACACGCTCGCCGTGGACAAGAACGAAACGCGTGAAGACGCGCTGTTCGACATCTACCGCGTGATGCGTCCTGGTGAGCCACCAACCGTCGACACTGCCGAAGCCATGTTCCAGTCGCTGTTCTTTGACAGCGAGCGCTATGACCTGTCTGCCGTTGGTCGCGTGAAGATGAACATGCGTCTCGAGCTCGACGCTCCAGACACCATGCGCACGCTGCGCAAGGAAGACATCGTTGAAGTCGTCCGCACGCTGGTCGATCTGCGCGATGGCCGTGGCGAAATCGACGACATCGACAACCTCGGCAACCGTCGCGTTCGCTCGGTTGGTGAGCTGATGGAAAACTCGTACCGCCTTGGCCTGCTCCGCATGGAACGCGCCATCAAGGAACGTATGAGCTCGGTCGAAATCGACACCGTGATGCCGCAGGACCTGATCAACGCAAAGCCGGCTGCTGCCGCTGTGCGCGAGTTCTTTGGTTCGTCGCAGCTGTCCCAGTTCATGGATCAGACGAATCCGCTGTCAGAAATCACCCACAAGCGTCGTCTTTCGGCGCTTGGGCCTGGTGGTCTGACACGCGAGCGTGCTGGCTTTGAAGTTCGTGACGTTCACCCAACCCACTACGGCCGTATCTGCCCGATTGAGACCCCAGAAGGTCCAAACATTGGTCTGATCAACTCGCTGTCGACATTCGCCCGCGTCAACAAGTACGGTTTCATCGAGACCCCGTACCGCAAGATCGTGGACGGCGTTCTGACCGAAGACGTCGTGTACCTCTCCGCTATGGAAGAGGCCAAGCACTACGTCGCTCAGGCTAACGTGCAGTTCAACAAGGACGGCACTCTGCAGGACGATCTGGTTGTTGCCCGCCACGCCGGCGACAACGGCCTGACGCCTAAGGAAAACGTCGACCTTATGGACGTTTCGCCAAAGCAGATGGTGTCGGTTGCGGCATCGCTGATCCCGTTCCTTGAGAACGACGACGCCAACCGTGCTCTGATGGGCTCGAACATGCAGCGTCAGGCTGTGCCGCTGCTGCGCGCTCATGCGCCGTTCGTTGGTACCGGCATGGAAGCTGTTGTGGCTCGCGACTCTGGCGCTGCTATCGTCGCCAAGCGCAAGGGCATCGTCGATCAGGTGGATGCGACCCGTATCGTTATTCGCGCAACGGAAGAAACCGATGCGTCGAAGTCGGGCGTCGACATCTACAACCTGATGAAGTTCCAGCGTTCGAACCAGTCGACCTGCATCAACCAGCGTCCGCTGGTGGTTGTTGGTGATCACGTCAACCAGGGCGACATCATCGCCGACGGTCCATCGACCGAACTGGGTGATCTGGCTCTGGGCCGTAACGTGCTCGTCGCGTTCATGCCCTGGAACGGTTACAACTTCGAAGACTCCATTCTGCTGAGCGAAAAGATCGCGATGCAGGACGTCTTCACCTCGATCCATATCGAGGAATATGAAGTGATGGCCCGCGACACCAAGCTTGGTCCAGAAGAAATCACGCGCGACATTCCGAACGTCTCGGAAGAAGCGCTGAAGAACCTCGACGAAGCCGGTATCGTGCACATCGGTGCTGAAGTGATGCCAGGCGACATTCTGGTCGGCAAGATCACCCCCAAGGGTGAATCGCCAATGACGCCAGAAGAAAAGCTGCTCCGCGCCATCTTCGGCGAGAAGGCATCTGACGTTCGCGATACCTCGCTCCGTGTTCCACCGGGCGATGCTGGTACTGTTGTTGAAGTGCGCGTGTTCAATCGCCACGGCATCGACAAGGACGAGCGCGCCATGGCTATCGAGCGCGAAGAAATCGAACGCCTCGCCAAGGACCGTGACGACGAACAGTCGATCCTCGACCGTAACGTCTATGCGCGTCTCAAGGAAATGCTGTTCGGCAAGGCTGCTACGGCGGGTCCAAAGGGCTATGTCGTCGGCACCAAGCTCAATGACCAGATGTTCGAGGCTCAGCCTCGTTCGAAGTGGTGGCAGTTCGCGGTTGATGACGACAAGGTCATGACCGAGATGGAAGCGCTTCATGCTCAGTATGAAGAGAGCCGCCGTCTGCTCGAACAGCGCTTCATCGACAAGGTGGACAAGCTGCAGCGTGGCGACGAATTGCCTCCTGGCGTGATGAAGATGGTCAAGGTCTTCATCGCTACCAAGCGCAAGATCCAGCCAGGCGACAAGATGGCCGGTCGTCACGGTAACAAGGGTGTGGTTTCCCGCATCGTTCCCGTCGAAGACATGCCTTACCTTGAAGACGGTACGTCCGTTGACATCGTGCTGAACCCGCTGGGCGTGCCTTCGCGCATGAACGTCGGCCAGATCCTCGAAACTCACCTGGGCTGGGCTTGCGCCGGCATGGGCAAGAAGATTGACGAGATGGTCCGTGCGTATCAGCGCAATGGCGATCTGAAGCCGCTGCGTCTTGAAGTTCAGGACCTGTTTGCTGGTGATGAATCCATCACCGACCTCGACGATGACGGTCTCGTGCGTCTCGGCGAACACCTCTCCAAGGGCGTGTCGATCGCGACCCCGGTGTTCGACGGTGCCAAGGAAGCCGATATCGTGGTGATGCTGGAACGGGCAGGGCTTAAGGCCTCCGGTCAGTCCACCGTGTTCGACGGTCGTTCCGGTGAGCAGTTTGATCGTCAGGTGACGGTTGGGTATATCTATATGCTCAAGCTCGACCACCTCGTGGACAACAAGATCCACGCCCGTTCGATCGGTCCTTACTCGCTGGTCACCCAGCAGCCACTCGGTGGTAAGGCCCAGTTCGGTGGTCAGCGCTTCGGCGAGATGGAAGTGTGGGCTCTCGAGGCCTATGGCGCGGCTTATACGCTCCAGGAAATGCTTACCATCAAGTCGGACGACGTTGCTGGCCGTACCAAGGTCTACGAGTCCATCGTGCGCGGCGACGATACGTTCGAGCCGGGCATCCCCGAGAGCTTCAACGTTCTGGTCAAGGAAATCCGTTCGCTCGGTCTCAATGTCGAACTCGACATGCGTGAGATCGAGGGTGACGGCTCCCAGGCCGAAGCGGAGCTCGCACCTCCTCAGGAAGCGGCGGAATAATCCGGCACTTCCTACCCCCATTCACTTCCTGAGGGAGCAGGGCGCAAGCCCGCTCCCGACGGAAAGAGGAGAGAATTGATGAACCATCATTCCCACGTCATGGACCCGTTCAACCCGGCTGTCCCGGTGCAGACCTTCGATCAGATGAAAATCTCGATCGCTTCGCCCGAGAAGATCCTCAGCTGGTCCTATGGCGAGATCAAAAAGCCAGAAACCATCAACTATCG from Devosia sp. 2618 carries:
- the rpoB gene encoding DNA-directed RNA polymerase subunit beta; translation: MATTFNGRRKVRKSFGSIREVTEMPNLIEVQKASYDQFLLVDEPKGGRPDEGLQSVFRSVFPITDFSNTASLEFVKYEFEQPKYDIDECRARDITFAAPLKVTLRLIVFEVDEETGARSVKDIKEQDVYMGDMPFMTMNGTFIVNGTERVIVSQMHRSPGVFFDHDKGKTHSSGKLLFAGRIIPYRGSWLDIEFDAKDVVFARIDRRRKIPVTSLLKALGMDTEEILSTYYNTLTYEKTATGWQKPYDAEKMKNAKPSTDLIDAKTGDVVHEAGKKLSARQAKKLAENGLTHLLAVDEDLYGMYVAEDLINMKTGEVYMEAGDELDEKTLTKMVELGFDELPLLDIDHISIGGYIRNTLAVDKNETREDALFDIYRVMRPGEPPTVDTAEAMFQSLFFDSERYDLSAVGRVKMNMRLELDAPDTMRTLRKEDIVEVVRTLVDLRDGRGEIDDIDNLGNRRVRSVGELMENSYRLGLLRMERAIKERMSSVEIDTVMPQDLINAKPAAAAVREFFGSSQLSQFMDQTNPLSEITHKRRLSALGPGGLTRERAGFEVRDVHPTHYGRICPIETPEGPNIGLINSLSTFARVNKYGFIETPYRKIVDGVLTEDVVYLSAMEEAKHYVAQANVQFNKDGTLQDDLVVARHAGDNGLTPKENVDLMDVSPKQMVSVAASLIPFLENDDANRALMGSNMQRQAVPLLRAHAPFVGTGMEAVVARDSGAAIVAKRKGIVDQVDATRIVIRATEETDASKSGVDIYNLMKFQRSNQSTCINQRPLVVVGDHVNQGDIIADGPSTELGDLALGRNVLVAFMPWNGYNFEDSILLSEKIAMQDVFTSIHIEEYEVMARDTKLGPEEITRDIPNVSEEALKNLDEAGIVHIGAEVMPGDILVGKITPKGESPMTPEEKLLRAIFGEKASDVRDTSLRVPPGDAGTVVEVRVFNRHGIDKDERAMAIEREEIERLAKDRDDEQSILDRNVYARLKEMLFGKAATAGPKGYVVGTKLNDQMFEAQPRSKWWQFAVDDDKVMTEMEALHAQYEESRRLLEQRFIDKVDKLQRGDELPPGVMKMVKVFIATKRKIQPGDKMAGRHGNKGVVSRIVPVEDMPYLEDGTSVDIVLNPLGVPSRMNVGQILETHLGWACAGMGKKIDEMVRAYQRNGDLKPLRLEVQDLFAGDESITDLDDDGLVRLGEHLSKGVSIATPVFDGAKEADIVVMLERAGLKASGQSTVFDGRSGEQFDRQVTVGYIYMLKLDHLVDNKIHARSIGPYSLVTQQPLGGKAQFGGQRFGEMEVWALEAYGAAYTLQEMLTIKSDDVAGRTKVYESIVRGDDTFEPGIPESFNVLVKEIRSLGLNVELDMREIEGDGSQAEAELAPPQEAAE